The sequence below is a genomic window from Microbaculum marinisediminis.
AGGCCGGCCCACAGCGAGTCCTGGTGCTTCTTGTTGCGGAACGGCGGCGACATCACCCGGCGGGCGGCGTGATCCCAGTCGGGATTGGCGTATTCGCTCTCATCCAGGGTGAGGTGCTGGATCAGCGGCTCGCCGTAGGCGCGGATGCCGTTCTGGCGGGCGCGCCGGATCGCCTCGTGCGCCTGCTCGCAGCTCGTATGGACGATGTAGACCGGCACGCCGGCCATGTCGGCGATCATGATGGCGCGGTTGGTCGCCTCGCCCTCCACTTCTGCCGGCCGCGAATAGGCGTGCGCCTCGGGGCCGTTGTTGCCCTCGGCCAGCAGCTTGGCCTGGAGCTGGGCGACGACGTCGCCGTTCTCGGCGTGGACGAGCGGCAGCGCGCCCAGTTCGGCGCAGCGCTGGAAGGAGGCGAACATCTCGTCGTCGTCCACCATCAGCGCGCCCTTGTACGCCATGAAATGCTTGAAGGTGTTGATGCCCTTCTCGCGGACGACCGTCTCCATCTCGTTGAAGACCTGCTCACCCCACCACGTGATGGCCATGTGGTAGGAGTAGTCGCAATTGGCGCGGCCCGACTTGTTGTGCCACATCGACAGGGCGTCGAGCAGCGACTGGTCGGGCGACGGCAGCGCGAAGTCGACCACCATCGTCGTGCCGCCGGCGAGCGCGGCGCGCGTGCCGCTCTCGAAGTCGTCGGAGGAATAGGTGCCCATGAAGGGCATCTCGAGATGGGTGTGCGGATCGATGCCGCCCGGCATCACGTAGCAGCCGGTCGCATCGAGCGTCTCGTCACCGGAAAGGCCCTTGCCGATCGCGGCGACCCTGCCGTTCTCGATCGCGACATCGGCCTCGTAGGTCAAATCGGCCGTGACGACCGTTCCGCCCTTGATCACTGTCGACATAGCCTGCTCCCGTCGTTCTTG
It includes:
- the hydA gene encoding dihydropyrimidinase, with amino-acid sequence MSTVIKGGTVVTADLTYEADVAIENGRVAAIGKGLSGDETLDATGCYVMPGGIDPHTHLEMPFMGTYSSDDFESGTRAALAGGTTMVVDFALPSPDQSLLDALSMWHNKSGRANCDYSYHMAITWWGEQVFNEMETVVREKGINTFKHFMAYKGALMVDDDEMFASFQRCAELGALPLVHAENGDVVAQLQAKLLAEGNNGPEAHAYSRPAEVEGEATNRAIMIADMAGVPVYIVHTSCEQAHEAIRRARQNGIRAYGEPLIQHLTLDESEYANPDWDHAARRVMSPPFRNKKHQDSLWAGLQAGSLSCVATDHCAFTTEQKRYGVGDFTRIPNGTGGLEDRMPMLWTHGVNTGRLTMNEFVAVTSTNIAKILNTYPRKGAILVGSDADIVVWDPSKEKTISSKTQQSAIDYNVFEGKHVKGLPRYVLSRGLVSIVDGEVKTREGHGEFVAREPFQAVNKALSTWKEITSPRKVERSGIPASGV